One Synechococcus sp. JA-2-3B'a(2-13) genomic window carries:
- a CDS encoding ABC transporter permease has translation MLRYLRILWLFWSTSIAAEMEYRANFFFASLSSLGGLGSALFGLSLFYQQGHWLGGWSWPEALIVLGVFTILQGVSASLFNVNLNRIVQQVQEGTLDFVLLKPISSQFWLSARVFSPWGLVDIGFGLLLILYAGIQLHLPAWAYALGLLPLLLGLIILYSLWFMLGATSIWFVKIYNVTEVLRGLVEAGRFPIVAYPVAYRVFFTFVVPVAFLTTIPAETLLGRAQWPWLLGSALLAAGLLWGSHLFWRFALRFYTSASS, from the coding sequence GTGCTGCGCTATTTGCGGATATTGTGGCTGTTTTGGAGCACCTCAATCGCGGCAGAAATGGAGTACCGTGCCAATTTTTTCTTTGCCAGCCTCAGCAGTCTGGGTGGCTTGGGATCCGCTCTGTTTGGGCTGTCGTTGTTTTACCAGCAGGGGCACTGGCTGGGCGGTTGGAGTTGGCCGGAAGCCCTCATCGTGTTGGGGGTGTTCACCATTCTGCAGGGGGTGTCGGCCAGTCTCTTTAACGTCAACCTCAATCGCATTGTGCAGCAGGTGCAGGAAGGCACCTTGGATTTTGTTTTGCTAAAGCCAATAAGCAGCCAGTTTTGGCTGTCGGCCAGGGTGTTTTCCCCCTGGGGCCTGGTGGATATCGGCTTTGGCCTGTTGCTGATTCTCTACGCCGGGATCCAGCTCCATTTGCCTGCTTGGGCCTATGCTCTGGGGCTGCTGCCTCTGCTGCTGGGGCTGATCATCCTCTACAGCCTCTGGTTTATGTTGGGAGCCACCAGCATTTGGTTTGTGAAAATCTACAACGTCACCGAGGTGCTGCGGGGCCTAGTAGAGGCAGGACGATTTCCGATAGTGGCCTATCCGGTGGCCTACCGCGTGTTTTTCACCTTCGTCGTGCCGGTGGCTTTCCTGACCACCATCCCGGCGGAGACCCTGCTGGGGCGAGCCCAATGGCCGTGGCTGCTGGGATCCGCTCTGCTGGCGGCAGGGCTGTTGTGGGGATCCCATCTCTTCTGGCGCTTTGCCCTGCGCTTTTACACCAGCGCTTCCAGTTAA
- a CDS encoding DUF3038 domain-containing protein, whose amino-acid sequence MTVEHKHIQLDSRPVGLNTATGTIKAQLDLLLLGLESLSGESSEAVLAAAKALNLEEQIGDRVTLWRLRNANPLRRSSGGRKKVDIEEARALVMVIAYLAAQQQARIRSTLEQLEAAVDQELSPFRQPLVGDYLDEFLSHYRSRMVDGDVRDENSLTELALRILIELMFYSSPKGAQRLWKALLSRPEMDLPAGSDLEEEGVAHSSGPDASPSS is encoded by the coding sequence GTGACGGTGGAACACAAGCACATTCAGTTAGACAGTCGGCCCGTTGGCCTGAACACAGCCACCGGTACCATCAAAGCCCAGTTGGACTTGCTACTGCTGGGGTTGGAGTCCCTGAGCGGAGAAAGTTCCGAAGCGGTTCTGGCCGCAGCCAAAGCCCTCAACTTGGAAGAGCAGATTGGCGATCGGGTGACTCTCTGGCGACTGCGCAATGCTAACCCCTTGCGCCGCAGCAGCGGTGGGCGCAAAAAGGTCGATATCGAAGAGGCCCGCGCCCTGGTGATGGTGATTGCCTATCTGGCTGCTCAGCAACAAGCCCGTATCCGCAGCACCTTGGAGCAACTGGAAGCCGCTGTCGATCAAGAGCTCAGCCCCTTCCGTCAGCCGCTGGTGGGAGATTACTTGGATGAATTCCTCTCTCACTACCGCAGCCGCATGGTGGATGGGGACGTGCGCGATGAGAATAGCCTCACCGAGCTGGCCCTGCGCATCTTGATTGAGCTGATGTTCTACAGTAGCCCGAAAGGCGCTCAGCGCCTGTGGAAAGCCTTGCTCAGCCGTCCTGAGATGGATTTGCCTGCCGGCAGCGATCTGGAAGAAGAGGGGGTAGCCCACAGCTCCGGCCCCGATGCCTCACCCTCTTCTTGA
- a CDS encoding DUF4335 domain-containing protein — protein sequence MPNLTLVSHTYQQPTSTLTVRGEAPADSNSSDSSATPPLQAIQRSFECQLEIRQGETVKTLHGDNVWLNDLITVIDRYVGSHLSGEPKGTFSGTVAIRPLDFIFHRLTVRQGEDRIAQVDLSMTQLYDLLENLSQVADDIPQLANLGTPVTRAWYRQPTGIAALLVGGIAVVAGVGIWASRPPRDPTASPSPQEQLTTPALTDQSQPLATSPQESDPTAGREAAGADPLSRLRDILAEQWQSPPDWPESLVYRVTVDRTGSLLAADPENELARERRAETPFADLPELPPDPLPTGAQQFRVSLEPGNQVEVTQDR from the coding sequence ATGCCCAACCTTACCCTGGTTAGCCACACCTATCAACAGCCCACTTCTACGCTGACTGTACGGGGAGAAGCCCCTGCCGATTCCAATTCTTCAGACTCCTCTGCAACGCCGCCGCTGCAAGCCATCCAGCGCAGCTTCGAGTGTCAGTTGGAAATCCGCCAGGGGGAGACAGTCAAAACTTTACACGGCGATAACGTTTGGCTCAACGATTTGATCACCGTAATCGACCGCTACGTGGGATCCCACTTGAGTGGGGAACCCAAGGGAACCTTCAGCGGTACCGTGGCCATCCGTCCGCTTGATTTTATTTTTCATCGTCTCACGGTGCGCCAAGGGGAAGATCGCATCGCGCAGGTGGATTTGTCGATGACGCAGTTGTACGACCTGCTGGAGAACCTCTCCCAGGTGGCGGATGACATTCCCCAACTGGCCAATCTGGGAACTCCGGTGACGCGGGCTTGGTATCGACAGCCCACTGGGATCGCGGCCCTGCTGGTGGGAGGGATCGCAGTTGTGGCCGGTGTTGGGATCTGGGCCAGTCGCCCCCCTAGGGATCCCACAGCTTCCCCTTCCCCGCAAGAGCAGCTCACCACCCCTGCCTTGACGGATCAGTCACAGCCTTTGGCCACATCCCCTCAAGAATCTGACCCCACAGCGGGAAGAGAGGCAGCAGGTGCGGATCCCCTTTCCCGTCTGCGAGACATTCTGGCGGAGCAGTGGCAGTCTCCCCCCGATTGGCCAGAGAGCTTGGTCTACCGGGTAACGGTGGATAGGACGGGATCCCTGCTGGCTGCCGATCCGGAGAATGAGCTTGCCCGAGAGCGCCGAGCCGAAACCCCATTTGCCGACCTGCCGGAGCTACCGCCGGATCCCTTGCCAACAGGCGCCCAACAGTTCCGCGTCAGCCTAGAGCCGGGCAACCAGGTGGAAGTAACCCAGGACAGGTAG
- a CDS encoding class I SAM-dependent methyltransferase produces MPPIPPALSGYWQNAFDLEAHLGSFLGLGAADLREKLRAGQQQLAELGRRDFGWDRADAFYRDQVRSAYLLDLAAWHLSSTDYIGDTLRLVADHARGLVLDFGGGIGTHAIGAALCAAVDQVIFWDINPIHRQFVQWRAEKLGLTERIHCPENFPEEIFFDTVICFDVVEHLADPAAQLRQFYDWLKPSGKLLINWYFFKGFNGEFPFHLDDPQKVEQFFQVLQSCFLEVFHPYFITARCYRKWDKS; encoded by the coding sequence GTGCCCCCCATCCCACCTGCTCTGAGCGGCTACTGGCAAAATGCCTTTGACCTAGAAGCCCATCTGGGATCCTTCCTGGGCCTTGGGGCTGCCGATCTGCGGGAGAAACTGCGGGCAGGGCAGCAGCAATTGGCGGAGTTGGGCCGGCGAGACTTTGGCTGGGATCGGGCAGATGCGTTTTATCGGGATCAGGTGAGATCCGCCTATCTGCTGGATTTGGCGGCTTGGCACCTGAGCAGCACCGACTACATCGGCGATACCTTACGCCTGGTGGCGGATCATGCCCGCGGGTTGGTGTTGGATTTTGGCGGCGGCATCGGCACCCATGCTATCGGGGCGGCCCTCTGCGCAGCGGTGGATCAGGTGATCTTCTGGGATATCAACCCCATCCATCGGCAGTTTGTGCAATGGCGGGCGGAAAAGCTGGGCTTAACTGAGCGCATCCACTGTCCAGAAAACTTCCCAGAAGAGATCTTTTTTGACACGGTCATCTGCTTCGATGTGGTGGAACATCTGGCGGATCCGGCAGCGCAGTTGCGGCAGTTTTACGACTGGCTCAAGCCGTCAGGTAAGCTTTTGATCAACTGGTACTTTTTCAAGGGGTTTAACGGCGAGTTTCCTTTTCACCTGGACGACCCGCAAAAGGTAGAGCAATTCTTTCAGGTGCTGCAAAGCTGTTTTTTGGAGGTGTTTCACCCCTATTTCATTACCGCCCGCTGTTACCGCAAGTGGGATAAAAGCTGA
- a CDS encoding FHA domain-containing protein has protein sequence MGRSKDNHIRLYDPCVSRKHASLIRIPGSGPTAQGSLQYSYMVFDGSPGSRPSTNGLFVNGKRVLSHRLQLLDKIRFGPNVTAIVETTDRLSPETLAKLLQPLDAASSTSPSTFDFNKDTEPNPENLAQPEEEDFTVA, from the coding sequence GTGGGACGGTCTAAAGACAATCATATTCGCCTTTACGATCCCTGCGTCTCTCGGAAACACGCTTCCCTCATCCGCATCCCAGGTTCAGGGCCAACTGCACAGGGATCCCTGCAGTACAGCTACATGGTATTCGATGGCAGTCCGGGATCCAGGCCCAGCACCAATGGCCTATTCGTCAACGGAAAACGGGTTTTGTCCCATCGCCTTCAGCTCCTAGATAAGATAAGGTTTGGGCCGAACGTAACAGCAATTGTGGAGACAACGGATCGACTCAGCCCGGAAACCCTAGCCAAGTTATTGCAGCCTCTGGATGCTGCTAGCTCTACATCCCCATCCACCTTTGATTTTAATAAAGACACGGAGCCGAACCCGGAAAACCTGGCTCAGCCAGAGGAAGAGGATTTCACTGTTGCCTAA